Proteins from a genomic interval of Arachis hypogaea cultivar Tifrunner chromosome 10, arahy.Tifrunner.gnm2.J5K5, whole genome shotgun sequence:
- the LOC112716734 gene encoding uncharacterized protein isoform X1, with product MGHVNLLHGTVSLNKLSFHEFPKLFKQRTCSYTRKFPKFHKHYAASLALQVGEKLASHVESTLKHKIYVSKGEELNGIPHIQTLGEFPREELIGKVVMVRFDSNILLKPESDQKIQSDFNARFTIKYLYDAGAKVILVSDWDMNNSEFLCQASVADFLTEILQLQVVPLQGISCNKPSKITDLKKENVYLLENLSDFKEEVANSLEFATELSSGVDIFVNDSFSQSHKVLASTVGITRFCYACIAGFHFEERLSILKNIAEASRKPYFAIIGGGNFYDKAASFEFLASRCQGFVFVGMMAFQVMHALGVSVPQNLVDHKSFNKALDIVRLAQDKNIEILYPKDFWCRNKCDPKQLQVFPSHGILDVWVPVDLGPASLDEVCSSLANCKKILWIGPVKFVDSNKCTNQASKLVEVLVQLSQSNCNITIVGNTACQLVSQERSPMSSTSMIENASVVWEFLKGRKLPGVMALDRAYPSEINWKDVYSDPAQPLVVDIGSGNGLFLLEMARRRQDLNFLGLEINEKLVLRCLDSVLQLGIKNGHFIATNATSTFRSIVSTYPGELVLVSIQCPNPDFNKPEHRWRMLQRSLIEAVVDLLAPDGKVFLQSDVKAVAMRMKEQFLRHGKGKLDLMHSQSNGQSEWLEENPFGVRSDWERHVLERRDPMYRMMFSKSHDINEISAANDM from the exons ATGGGACACGTTAATCTACTCCATGGCACAGTCTCTCTAAACAAATTAAGTTTCCATGAATTCCCCAAGTTGTTTAAGCAACGAACTTGCTCTTATACTAGAAAATTTCCGAAATTTCATAAGCATTATGCTGCTTCACTGGCTTTGCaag tgGGTGAGAAGTTAGCAAGTCATGTTGAGAGCACACTTAAGCATAAG ATTTATGTTAGTAAGGGAGAAGAGTTGAATGGTATTCCTCATATACAAACTCTTGGAGAATTTCCTAGGGAGGAGCTTATTGGAAAAGTTGTCATGGTCAGATTTGATTCTAACATATTACTCAAGCCAGAGAGTGACCAGAAGATTCAATCAGATTTTAATGCAAGGTTtactattaaatatttatatgatGCGGGAGCAAAGGTAATCTTGGTCAGTGATTGGGACATGAATAATTCAGAGTTTCTTTGTCAAGCTTCAGTTGCAG ATTTTTTGACAGAAATTCTTCAACTACAAGTTGTTCCACTGCAAGGCATTTCTTGTAATAAACCATCAAAGATTACAGACCTGAAGAAAGAGAATGTTTATTTGCTTGAGAATCTTTCTGATTTTAAAGAGGAAGTTGCCAATTCTTTGGAGTTTGCTACAGAATTATCATCAGGAGTTGATATCTTTGTCAATGACTCCTTCTCCCAGTCTCATAAAGTTCTAGCATCAACTGTTGGTATTACTCGTTTCTGTTATGCCTGTATAGCTGGTTTTCACTTTGAGGAGAGGCTTTCTATACTGAAGAATATTGCAGAAGCTAGTAGGAAACCATATTTTGCAATT ATTGGAGGCGGAAACTTCTATGATAAAGCAGCTTCCTTTGAATTTCTAGCTTCCAGATGCCAGGGGTTTGTCTTTGTCGGAATGATGGCATTTCAAGTAATGCATGCATTAGGAGTATCAGTTCCTCAGAACTTGGTGGATCATAAGTCATTTAATAAAGCCTTGGATATAGTTAGACTTGCTCAGGATAAAAATATAGAGATTCTGTATCCAAAAGATTTTTGGTGTAGGAATAAATGTGATCCTAAGCAATTGCAAGTATTTCCATCTCACGGCATTTTGGATG TTTGGGTGCCTGTTGACCTTGGACCTGCATCATTGGATGAAGTATGTTCCTCTCTTGCAAATTGCAAG AAAATTCTTTGGATTGGTCCAGTGAAATTTGTTGATTCCAATAAGTGCACAAATCAGGCCTCTAAATTGGTGGAAGTTCTTGTACAATTGAGCCAAAGCAACTGTAACATAACCATTGTTGGGAACACGGCTTGTCAACTGGTGAGCCAGGAAAGAAGTCCGATGTCCTCTACAAGTATGATTGAGAATGCCTCAGTTGTATGGGAATTTCTCAAAGGAAGAAAGCTCCCTGGTGTTATGGCTCTAGACAGA GCCTATCCATCTGAAATCAACTGGAAGGATGTTTATTCTGACCCTGCTCAGCCTCTGGTTGTTGATATAGGAAGTG GTAATGGACTTTTTCTTCTCGAAATGGCTAGGAGGAGGCAAGATTTAAACTTCCTTGGTTTGGAGATTAATGAAAAG CTTGTTTTGCGCTGTTTGGACTCTGTTCTTCAACTTGGCATAAAGAATGG GCACTTTATTGCTACTAATGCAACATCAACATTCCGTTCAATTGTTTCTACTTACCCGGGAGAGTTAGTTCTTGTCTCAATACAG TGTCCAAATCCTGATTTCAATAAACCTGAGCATAGGTGGAGGATGCTGCAGAGATCTTTAATTGAAGCAGTGGTGGATCTTCTAGCACCTGACGGGAAG GTCTTTTTGCAATCTGATGTCAAAGCTGTAGCAATGAGAATGAAAGAACAATTTTTGAGACATGGCAAGGGTAAGCTTGATTTGATGCATAGTCAAAGCAATGGCCAAAGTGAGTGGCTTGAAGAAAACCCGTTTGGGGTTAGATCAGATTGGGAAAGACATGTTTTGGAGCGCAGGGACCCAATGTACCGAATGATGTTCTCTAAATCACATGATATTAATGAAATTTCAGCTGCAAATGATATGTAA
- the LOC112716734 gene encoding uncharacterized protein isoform X2, whose product MLRAHLSIREELIGKVVMVRFDSNILLKPESDQKIQSDFNARFTIKYLYDAGAKVILVSDWDMNNSEFLCQASVADFLTEILQLQVVPLQGISCNKPSKITDLKKENVYLLENLSDFKEEVANSLEFATELSSGVDIFVNDSFSQSHKVLASTVGITRFCYACIAGFHFEERLSILKNIAEASRKPYFAIIGGGNFYDKAASFEFLASRCQGFVFVGMMAFQVMHALGVSVPQNLVDHKSFNKALDIVRLAQDKNIEILYPKDFWCRNKCDPKQLQVFPSHGILDVWVPVDLGPASLDEVCSSLANCKKILWIGPVKFVDSNKCTNQASKLVEVLVQLSQSNCNITIVGNTACQLVSQERSPMSSTSMIENASVVWEFLKGRKLPGVMALDRAYPSEINWKDVYSDPAQPLVVDIGSGNGLFLLEMARRRQDLNFLGLEINEKLVLRCLDSVLQLGIKNGHFIATNATSTFRSIVSTYPGELVLVSIQCPNPDFNKPEHRWRMLQRSLIEAVVDLLAPDGKVFLQSDVKAVAMRMKEQFLRHGKGKLDLMHSQSNGQSEWLEENPFGVRSDWERHVLERRDPMYRMMFSKSHDINEISAANDM is encoded by the exons ATGTTGAGAGCACACTTAAGCATAAG GGAGGAGCTTATTGGAAAAGTTGTCATGGTCAGATTTGATTCTAACATATTACTCAAGCCAGAGAGTGACCAGAAGATTCAATCAGATTTTAATGCAAGGTTtactattaaatatttatatgatGCGGGAGCAAAGGTAATCTTGGTCAGTGATTGGGACATGAATAATTCAGAGTTTCTTTGTCAAGCTTCAGTTGCAG ATTTTTTGACAGAAATTCTTCAACTACAAGTTGTTCCACTGCAAGGCATTTCTTGTAATAAACCATCAAAGATTACAGACCTGAAGAAAGAGAATGTTTATTTGCTTGAGAATCTTTCTGATTTTAAAGAGGAAGTTGCCAATTCTTTGGAGTTTGCTACAGAATTATCATCAGGAGTTGATATCTTTGTCAATGACTCCTTCTCCCAGTCTCATAAAGTTCTAGCATCAACTGTTGGTATTACTCGTTTCTGTTATGCCTGTATAGCTGGTTTTCACTTTGAGGAGAGGCTTTCTATACTGAAGAATATTGCAGAAGCTAGTAGGAAACCATATTTTGCAATT ATTGGAGGCGGAAACTTCTATGATAAAGCAGCTTCCTTTGAATTTCTAGCTTCCAGATGCCAGGGGTTTGTCTTTGTCGGAATGATGGCATTTCAAGTAATGCATGCATTAGGAGTATCAGTTCCTCAGAACTTGGTGGATCATAAGTCATTTAATAAAGCCTTGGATATAGTTAGACTTGCTCAGGATAAAAATATAGAGATTCTGTATCCAAAAGATTTTTGGTGTAGGAATAAATGTGATCCTAAGCAATTGCAAGTATTTCCATCTCACGGCATTTTGGATG TTTGGGTGCCTGTTGACCTTGGACCTGCATCATTGGATGAAGTATGTTCCTCTCTTGCAAATTGCAAG AAAATTCTTTGGATTGGTCCAGTGAAATTTGTTGATTCCAATAAGTGCACAAATCAGGCCTCTAAATTGGTGGAAGTTCTTGTACAATTGAGCCAAAGCAACTGTAACATAACCATTGTTGGGAACACGGCTTGTCAACTGGTGAGCCAGGAAAGAAGTCCGATGTCCTCTACAAGTATGATTGAGAATGCCTCAGTTGTATGGGAATTTCTCAAAGGAAGAAAGCTCCCTGGTGTTATGGCTCTAGACAGA GCCTATCCATCTGAAATCAACTGGAAGGATGTTTATTCTGACCCTGCTCAGCCTCTGGTTGTTGATATAGGAAGTG GTAATGGACTTTTTCTTCTCGAAATGGCTAGGAGGAGGCAAGATTTAAACTTCCTTGGTTTGGAGATTAATGAAAAG CTTGTTTTGCGCTGTTTGGACTCTGTTCTTCAACTTGGCATAAAGAATGG GCACTTTATTGCTACTAATGCAACATCAACATTCCGTTCAATTGTTTCTACTTACCCGGGAGAGTTAGTTCTTGTCTCAATACAG TGTCCAAATCCTGATTTCAATAAACCTGAGCATAGGTGGAGGATGCTGCAGAGATCTTTAATTGAAGCAGTGGTGGATCTTCTAGCACCTGACGGGAAG GTCTTTTTGCAATCTGATGTCAAAGCTGTAGCAATGAGAATGAAAGAACAATTTTTGAGACATGGCAAGGGTAAGCTTGATTTGATGCATAGTCAAAGCAATGGCCAAAGTGAGTGGCTTGAAGAAAACCCGTTTGGGGTTAGATCAGATTGGGAAAGACATGTTTTGGAGCGCAGGGACCCAATGTACCGAATGATGTTCTCTAAATCACATGATATTAATGAAATTTCAGCTGCAAATGATATGTAA